In Micromonospora purpureochromogenes, a single window of DNA contains:
- the steA gene encoding putative cytokinetic ring protein SteA gives MRLPTLRRTRNAEPGSVLGTARLDRRTKRLVGRLRPGDIAVIDHVDLDRVAADSLVAVGVAAVLNAKPSVSGRYPNLGPEVLVGAGIPLLDDLGEGVFERIREGDTIRIEGNTVYVGDEPVAHGELQDAETVAKAMADAREGLSVQLEAFAANTMDYLRQERDLLLDGVGVPDIQTQVQGRHCLIVVRGYDYKDDLDVLRPYIREFKPVLIGVDGGADALVEAGYTPDMIIGDMDSVTDDVLRCGAEVIVHAYPDGRAPGLARVNGLGVPAITFPAAATSEDLAMLLADEKGASLLVAVGTHATLVEFLDKGRGGMASTFLTRLKVGGKLVDAKGVSRLYRQSISGSSLLLLVLSAVAAMASAVAVSTVGKAYLGVVSEWWDNFVFQLGQLF, from the coding sequence ATGCGTCTACCCACGTTGCGCCGGACCCGGAACGCGGAACCGGGCTCAGTCCTCGGCACCGCACGTCTCGATCGCCGGACCAAACGGCTGGTCGGCCGGCTCCGCCCCGGTGACATCGCGGTGATCGACCACGTCGACCTGGACCGGGTGGCGGCCGACTCGCTGGTCGCCGTCGGCGTCGCCGCGGTGCTCAACGCCAAGCCGTCGGTCTCCGGGCGCTACCCCAACCTCGGCCCCGAGGTGCTGGTGGGCGCCGGCATCCCGCTCCTGGACGACCTGGGCGAGGGGGTCTTCGAGCGGATCCGCGAGGGCGACACGATCCGGATCGAGGGCAACACCGTCTACGTCGGCGACGAGCCGGTCGCCCACGGGGAGCTGCAGGACGCCGAGACGGTGGCCAAGGCGATGGCCGACGCCCGGGAGGGGCTGTCGGTCCAGCTCGAGGCGTTCGCCGCCAACACCATGGACTACCTGCGGCAGGAACGCGACCTGCTGCTCGACGGGGTGGGCGTACCGGACATCCAGACCCAGGTCCAGGGCCGGCACTGCCTGATCGTGGTCCGCGGCTACGACTACAAGGACGACCTGGACGTGCTGCGCCCGTACATCCGGGAGTTCAAGCCGGTGCTGATCGGCGTGGACGGCGGGGCGGACGCGCTGGTCGAGGCGGGGTACACCCCCGACATGATCATCGGCGACATGGACTCGGTCACCGACGACGTGCTGCGCTGCGGCGCCGAAGTGATCGTGCACGCCTACCCGGACGGGCGGGCGCCCGGCCTGGCCCGGGTCAACGGGCTCGGCGTGCCGGCGATCACCTTCCCCGCCGCCGCCACCAGCGAGGACCTCGCGATGCTGCTGGCCGACGAGAAGGGTGCCTCGCTGCTGGTCGCCGTCGGCACCCATGCCACGCTGGTGGAGTTCCTGGACAAGGGCCGCGGCGGCATGGCCTCGACCTTCCTCACCCGGCTCAAGGTCGGCGGCAAGCTGGTCGACGCCAAGGGCGTGAGCCGGCTCTACCGGCAGAGCATCTCGGGCTCGTCGCTGCTGCTGCTGGTCCTCTCGGCGGTCGCCGCGATGGCTTCCGCGGTGGCGGTCTCCACCGTCGGGAAGGCGTATTTGGGCGTGGTCTCGGAGTGGTGGGAC
- the recN gene encoding DNA repair protein RecN — protein MLEELRITGLGVIEDTTLPLTGGMNVITGETGAGKTMVVTGLGLLFGGRADAGRVRAQPGRAVVEGRLRLGGRLADAVHARIVDAGGEPDEDGSLLLSRTVTVEGRSRAHLGGRSMPVSMLGEVGEQVVAVHGQSDQLRLLRPAEQRAALDRFAGPEHEKLLDALREAYGRWRHVVDDLADRRRNARARNQEADLLRLGLDEITRVDPQPGEDDELKAEAQRLEHAEGLRTAAQLAHQCVAGGAEAADETPDATALLGTARRTLEAQAGTDPALGELAVRLEEAATLVADVSAELSTYLAALDADPARLQVIYERRAALRALTRKYADDVDGVIAWAERARTRLSDLDSSDELLDELDREATRLAGEVAELAGRVSTSRQEAATRFAEQVTVELAGLAMPHARIDVAVVSRPVGRAEPSLTVNGVEAGIGPDGADEVELRLLAHPGAPSLPLQRGASGGELSRVMLAIEVVFAGSGGPPTLVFDEVDAGVGGQAAVEIGRRLARLARSHQVLVVTHLPQVAAFADRHLVVAKDTGGAVTTSGVRVVEDTERARELARMLAGLPDSDLGIAHAEELLAVAAKERRP, from the coding sequence GTGCTGGAAGAGCTGCGCATCACCGGACTGGGCGTCATCGAGGACACCACGCTGCCGTTGACCGGCGGGATGAACGTCATCACCGGCGAGACCGGTGCCGGCAAGACCATGGTGGTGACCGGCCTCGGCCTCCTCTTCGGTGGTCGGGCCGACGCCGGGCGGGTCCGGGCTCAGCCCGGCCGGGCGGTGGTGGAGGGGCGGCTGCGCCTCGGTGGCCGGCTCGCCGACGCGGTGCACGCCCGGATCGTCGACGCCGGCGGCGAGCCCGACGAGGACGGCTCGCTGCTGCTGAGCCGCACGGTCACCGTCGAGGGTCGGTCCCGGGCCCACCTGGGCGGGCGGAGCATGCCGGTGTCGATGCTCGGCGAGGTCGGCGAGCAGGTGGTGGCGGTGCACGGCCAGTCCGATCAGCTGCGCCTGCTGCGTCCGGCCGAGCAGCGCGCCGCGCTGGACCGGTTCGCCGGGCCGGAGCACGAGAAGCTGCTCGACGCGCTGCGCGAGGCGTACGGCCGGTGGCGGCACGTGGTGGACGACCTGGCCGACCGCCGGCGCAACGCCCGCGCCCGCAACCAGGAGGCCGACCTGCTGCGGCTGGGCCTGGACGAGATCACCCGGGTCGACCCGCAGCCCGGCGAGGACGACGAACTGAAGGCCGAGGCGCAGCGGCTGGAGCACGCCGAGGGGCTGCGCACCGCGGCCCAGCTCGCCCACCAGTGCGTCGCCGGTGGCGCGGAGGCCGCCGACGAGACGCCCGACGCCACGGCGCTGCTCGGCACCGCCCGGCGCACCCTCGAGGCGCAGGCCGGCACCGACCCGGCCCTTGGCGAGCTGGCGGTCCGGCTGGAGGAGGCGGCGACCCTGGTGGCCGACGTCTCCGCCGAGCTGTCGACGTACCTGGCGGCGCTGGACGCGGACCCGGCCCGGTTGCAGGTCATCTACGAGCGGCGGGCCGCGCTGCGCGCGCTGACCCGCAAGTACGCCGACGACGTCGACGGGGTGATCGCCTGGGCCGAGCGGGCCCGCACCCGACTGTCCGACCTGGACAGCTCCGACGAGCTGCTCGACGAGCTGGACCGCGAGGCCACCCGGCTCGCCGGCGAGGTGGCCGAGCTGGCCGGCCGGGTGTCCACCTCCCGCCAGGAGGCGGCGACCCGCTTCGCCGAGCAGGTCACCGTCGAGCTGGCCGGGCTGGCCATGCCGCACGCCCGGATCGACGTGGCCGTGGTCTCCCGGCCGGTGGGCCGGGCCGAGCCGAGCCTCACGGTCAACGGCGTCGAGGCCGGCATCGGCCCCGACGGCGCCGACGAGGTCGAGTTGCGGCTGCTGGCCCACCCGGGCGCGCCCTCGCTGCCGCTGCAGCGCGGCGCCTCCGGCGGCGAGCTGTCCCGGGTGATGCTCGCCATCGAGGTGGTCTTCGCCGGCTCCGGCGGCCCGCCTACGCTGGTCTTCGACGAGGTGGACGCCGGCGTCGGCGGCCAGGCGGCGGTGGAGATCGGCCGCCGGCTGGCCCGGCTGGCCCGCAGCCACCAGGTGCTGGTGGTCACCCACCTGCCGCAGGTGGCCGCCTTCGCCGACCGGCACCTGGTGGTGGCGAAGGACACCGGGGGAGCGGTGACCACCAGCGGGGTGCGTGTGGTGGAGGACACCGAGCGGGCCCGGGAGCTGGCCCGGATGCTCGCGGGTTTGCCGGATTCCGACCTGGGTATCGCGCATGCGGAGGAACTCCTGGCGGTGGCGGCCAAGGAAAGGCGGCCCTGA
- a CDS encoding helix-turn-helix domain-containing protein, with translation MLDVIGLTPGEEELYRRLVQLTVARVDELARWLRRPRAEVVAQLDTLRDKGLVLPTGPDPDGPLRPLAPDVALGEALLRRQEALEAARVAVTRLTEEYRAGLRRHDADHLVEVITGAGVLRERLRDVQNSARSEVLWFCRANPLTMPGSENVEEFDALARGVRYRAIYERKMLLEPGALADVEQGVRAGEQARVLDRLPVRLAIVDARTAICPLVPDRDIGEPSAAVIGRSQLLDALLALFESHWLVATPLRSATTPAGEADGYLPDADEVRLLSLFVAGVPDKSIASQLGVSRRTVQRRLADLMTVAGVDTRPGLAYQAARRGWL, from the coding sequence GTGTTGGACGTGATCGGCCTGACCCCGGGCGAGGAGGAGCTGTACCGCCGCCTGGTGCAGCTCACCGTGGCGCGGGTCGACGAGCTGGCCCGGTGGCTGCGCCGCCCGCGCGCCGAGGTCGTCGCCCAGCTCGACACCCTGCGCGACAAGGGGCTGGTCCTGCCGACCGGTCCCGACCCGGACGGACCGCTGCGGCCGCTGGCCCCCGACGTCGCGCTCGGCGAGGCGTTGCTGCGCCGCCAGGAGGCACTGGAGGCGGCCCGCGTGGCGGTCACCCGGCTCACCGAGGAGTACCGGGCCGGCCTGCGCCGGCACGACGCCGACCACCTGGTGGAGGTGATCACCGGCGCCGGGGTGCTCCGGGAACGGCTGCGCGACGTGCAGAACTCGGCGCGCAGCGAGGTGCTCTGGTTCTGCCGGGCGAACCCGCTGACGATGCCCGGATCGGAGAACGTCGAGGAGTTCGACGCGCTGGCCCGCGGGGTGCGCTACCGGGCCATCTACGAGCGGAAGATGCTCCTCGAACCGGGCGCGCTGGCGGACGTGGAGCAGGGCGTACGCGCCGGCGAGCAGGCCCGGGTGCTGGACCGGCTGCCGGTCCGGCTGGCCATCGTGGACGCCCGGACGGCGATCTGCCCGCTGGTGCCCGACCGGGACATCGGAGAGCCGAGCGCCGCGGTGATCGGCCGCAGCCAACTGCTCGACGCGCTGCTCGCCCTCTTCGAGAGCCACTGGCTGGTGGCCACTCCGCTGCGGTCCGCCACCACGCCGGCCGGCGAGGCGGACGGCTACCTGCCGGACGCCGACGAGGTCCGGCTGCTCTCGCTCTTCGTGGCCGGGGTGCCGGACAAGTCCATCGCCTCCCAGCTCGGGGTGAGCCGGCGCACCGTGCAACGCCGGCTCGCCGACCTGATGACGGTCGCCGGGGTGGACACCCGCCCCGGCCTGGCCTACCAGGCCGCCCGGCGCGGCTGGCTCTGA